The DNA segment TATCGCCCCTTGAGAGCACATAGAATGACCTGCCGTTCCGACGACCTGCTCCGCGCCCTTGGCGAGACCGCTGACGCTGTCGCCGCCTATCTCGACCGCGCCATTACCGAGAACGCGCCGCTGAGCGCCCGCCTCGCCGCGGCCATGCGTCATGCGGCGCTGGCGGGCGGCAAGCGGCTGCGCCCCTTCCTGCTCATCGAATCGGCGGCGCTGTTCGGCGTGTCACGGGACCAGGCCCTGCCCGCCGCCGCGGCGCTGGAATGCGTCCACTGTTATTCGCTGGTCCATGATGACCTGCCCGCCATGGACGATGACGATCTGCGACGCGGCCAGCCCACCGTGCACCGGGCCTTCGACGAGGCCACCGCCATTCTGGCGGGCGACGCGCTTCTCACCCTCGCCTTCGACATTCTGGCGCGCGAGGAGACCAGCCCCTCTCCCGCCATCCGCATCGCGCTTGTCGCCGGCCTGGCGCGCGCGTCAGGCGGCACCGGCATGGTCGGTGGGCAGATGCTGGATCTGGCTGCCGAGGGCCGTTTCGAAAGCGGCGCCCGCCCCGCTCTCGCCGCC comes from the Ancylobacter pratisalsi genome and includes:
- a CDS encoding polyprenyl synthetase family protein; the encoded protein is MTCRSDDLLRALGETADAVAAYLDRAITENAPLSARLAAAMRHAALAGGKRLRPFLLIESAALFGVSRDQALPAAAALECVHCYSLVHDDLPAMDDDDLRRGQPTVHRAFDEATAILAGDALLTLAFDILAREETSPSPAIRIALVAGLARASGGTGMVGGQMLDLAAEGRFESGARPALAAAEIERLQAMKTGALLDFACAGGALLGAASPEQRRCLGIYSHAVGRAFQIADDLLDVEGDAGTVGKRVGKDAAAGKATLIDSLGIEGARTELARLVAEAEKVLEGFGSAATLLAEAARFVAERRN